The following proteins are encoded in a genomic region of Anas acuta chromosome 28, bAnaAcu1.1, whole genome shotgun sequence:
- the LOC137845721 gene encoding uncharacterized protein, with the protein MACLIAKRARLHIKAFGSSAVLRTRTPCSARLSPVAGLYPRGLGHLCHKMQYRKGEDDQDLCHDDSICGCHESPMGVTDLSPCHDPGSLSRDVEGSCQSVPQACQLPEPCPPQNCCPPQQRCTFGKPRRRVELSPVQPSCPPTKIHRRPLQQYRPPLQSEDPGSCGKPRRRVEQCPVQEPCSPIPLRPRPLQHRCPCVPCCCPPVQHCRPPVQHCRPPVKLCCPPAVQHPGQHQHKQVPLLPPCLQKK; encoded by the exons ATGGCATGCCTCATTGCCAAGAGAGCACGGCTGCATATAAAAGCTTTTGGCTCCAGCGCGGTCCTCAGGACTCGGACACCCTGCTCAGCCCGTCTGTCACCAGTCGCAGG actTTATCCCCGAGGGCTTGGACATCTCTGCCACAAGATGCAGTACCGTAAAGGCGAGGATGACCAGGATTTGTGCCACGACGACTCCATCTGCGGCTGCCACGAAAGCCCCATGGGCGTCACGGACCTGTCCCCCTGCCATGACCCCGGCAGCCTCAGCCGCGACGTTGAGGGGTCCTGCCAGAGCGTGCCGCAAGCCTGCCAGCTGCCGGAGCCCTGCCCGCCCCAGAATTGCTGCCCGCCACAGCAACGCTGCACTTTTGGCAAACCCCGTCGGCGGGTGGAGCTGAGCCCCGTGCAGCCTTCTTGCCCCCCCACTAAAATCCACCGCCGGCCTCTGCAGCAGTATCGGCCGCCACTGCAAAGCGAGGATCCAGGGAGCTGCGGCAAGCCTCGCAGGAGAGTGGAGCAGTGCCCCGTGCAAGAGCCCTGCTCACCCATCCCGCTGCGTCCCCGGCCGCTGCAGCACCGCTGCCCCTGCGTCccgtgctgctgcccacccgtcCAGCACTGCCGCCCACCCGTCCAGCACTGTCGCCCACCCGTcaagctctgctgccccccTGCCGTGCAGCATCCCGGCCAGCACCAGCACAAACAGGTCCCTCTCTTGCCCCCCTGCCTGCAGAAGAAATGA
- the LOC137845483 gene encoding uncharacterized protein: MIYSSGRESYFNLNSTWYDPSGSWLDTRRTPFRYGYETCSSGCDGEGVEGMRGHNYRHYGYRQPVCSERCHGYTAADSCHGGGGCVRRPTYSYGSTGGCHGYGQSVCSERCHTSSGSCHGGGGSSCVRRPTYSYGSTGGCHGYGRSVCSERCHTSSGGGCHETRQSSGYQPCCSKPVQRVPQICPLPTYPVPVQQGCVPVAKCVPSQQKQQVCKVPARKIK; the protein is encoded by the coding sequence ATGATATACTCCTCTGGAAGGGAATCCTACTTCAACTTGAACTCAACCTGGTACGACCCCTCGGGGTCCTGGCTGGACACACGGCGCACGCCCTTTCGCTACGGCTACGAGACCTGCTCCTCGGGGTGCGACGGCGAAGGCGTGGAAGGAATGAGGGGGCACAACTACCGGCACTACGGCTACCGGCAGCCGGTCTGCTCCGAGCGGTGCCACGGCTACACGGCGGCTGATTCGTGCCACGGAGGCGGGGGCTGTGTCAGGAGACCCACCTACAGCTACGGCTCCACGGGGGGATGCCACGGCTACGGGCAGTCGGTGTGCTCCGAGCGGTGCCACACGTCCTCGGGTTCATGCCATGGAGGTGGTGGTTCCAGCTGCGTCAGAAGACCCACCTACAGCTACGGCTCAACCGGGGGATGCCACGGCTACGGGAGGTCGGTGTGCTCTGAGAGGTGCCACACGTCCTCCGGAGGAGGATGCCACGAGACCCGCCAGAGCTCAGGGTACCAGCCGTGCTGCAGCAAGCCGGTGCAGAGGGTGCCGCAGATCTGCCCACTGCCCACCTACCCCGTCCCAGTGCAGCAAGGCTGTGTGCCCGTGGCAAAGTGCGTCCccagccagcagaagcagcaggtctGCAAAGTGCCAGCCCGGAAAATAAAGTAG
- the LOC137845619 gene encoding keratin-associated protein 17-1-like — MCSRQDKDQCHRQERSSCHSSEGCHGSSGGSRCHGSSGGSGCHGSRGSGCHGSTGGSGCHGSSGGSGCHRSRGGSCHRKPQDCQQQIYQVSKMK, encoded by the coding sequence ATGTGCTCCCGCCAGGACAAGGACCAGTGCCACCGGCAAGAGCGATCCTCGTGCCACAGCAGTGAAGGATGCCACGGGAGCAGCGGGGGATCCAGATGCCATGGGAGCAGCGGGGGATCCGGATGCCATGGGAGCAGAGGATCTGGGTGCCATGGGAGCACTGGGGGATCTGGGTGCCACGGGAGCAGTGGGGGGTCCGGATGCCACAGAAGCAGGGGGGGATCCTGCCATAGAAAGCCACAAGATTGCCAGCAGCAAATTTATCAGGTGTCAAAGATGAAGTGA
- the LOC137845803 gene encoding loricrin-like, whose protein sequence is MCSRQEKDQCHKQERYIRQSSGGCHSSGGGCHSSGGGGCHSSGGGGGCHSSGGGGCHSSGGGGGCHSSGGGGCHSSGGSCCHGKPQVVCQQQQQQQVQKLK, encoded by the coding sequence ATGTGCTCCCGCCAGGAGAAGGACCAGTGCCACAAGCAGGAGCGCTACATCCGACAGAGCAGCGGCGGCTGCCACAGCTCCGGTGGTGGCTGTCACAGCTCCGGCGGTGGTGGCTGTCACAGCTCtggtggtggcggtggctgTCACAGCTCCGGTGGCGGTGGATGTCACAGCtccggcggtggcggcggctgTCACAGCTCCGGTGGCGGTGGATGTCACAGCTCTGGAGGCTCCTGCTGCCACGGGAAGCCGCAGGTggtgtgccagcagcagcagcagcagcaggtgcagaAGCTGAAGTGA
- the LOC137845797 gene encoding uncharacterized protein — protein MCSRQEKDHCHKQERYIRQSSGGCHSSGGGGCHSSGGGGGCHSSGGGGGCHSSGGGGGCHSSGGGGGCHSSGGGGCHSSGGSSCHGKPQVVYHQQQQQQQQQVHQLPSQKMK, from the coding sequence ATGTGCTCCCGCCAGGAGAAGGACCACTGCCACAAGCAGGAGCGCTACATCCGACAGAGCAGCGGCGGCTGCCACAGCTCCGGCGGCGGTGGCTGTCACAGCtccggtggtggtggtggctgtcACAGCtccggtggcggtggcggttGCCACAGCAGtggcggtggtggtggctgTCACAGCTCcggcggtggcggtggctgTCACAGCTCCGGTGGCGGTGGATGTCACAGCTCCGGTGGCTCCAGCTGCCACGGGAAGCCACAGGTGGTgtaccaccagcagcagcagcagcagcagcagcaggtccacCAGCTGCCCTCGCAGAAGATGAAGTGA
- the LOC137845578 gene encoding protein MRP-126: MSKGCQTQGPLSELEKSIDVIIDVFHQYSRREGDKDTLTRKELKLLIEKQLVNYLKHVKNQVSIDQIFKDLDTNKDEQLSFGEVMLLIIRVTVATHEHLHFCEDRLHHQQHPQQQQHQQQQQHQHNH; this comes from the exons ATGAGCAAG gGCTGCCAGACCCAGGGACCGCTCTCCGAGCTGGAGAAGTCCATAGATGTCATCATCGATGTCTTCCACCAGTACTCGAGACGGGAGGGGGACAAGGACACCCTGACCAGGAAGGAGTTGAAGCTCCTGATTGAGAAGCAGCTCGTGAACTACCTGAAG CACGTGAAAAACCAGGTCTCCATCGACCAAATCTTCAAGGACCTCGACACCAACAAGGACGAGCAGCTGAGTTTCGGCGAGGTGATGCTCCTGATCATCCGGGTGACTGTCGCCACCCACGAGCACCTCCACTTCTGCGAGGACAGgctgcaccaccagcagcacccacagcagcagcagcaccagcagcagcagcagcaccagcacaacCACTGA
- the LOC137845579 gene encoding protein S100-A8-like, giving the protein MSASTATTLPGHQQFPGNCTLEMALNAIVDIYHRYSIRKGEIDLLDFKEFNTLLNEQAPTFLAACNRNRPGYLQELFKETDLNKDKELSFEEFTIVLSKVADDAHRIMHGEDRCKPESN; this is encoded by the exons ATGTCTGCAAGCACCGCTACCACCCTGCCCGGGCATCAGCAGTTCCCAGGAAACTGCACGCTGGAGATGGCCCTGAATGCTATTGTGGATATCTACCACCGCTACAGCATCCGCAAGGGTGAAATTGACCTCCTCGACTTCAAAGAATTCAACACGCTGCTGAACGAGCAGGCACCGACCTTCCTGGCGGCCTGT AACAGGAACCGTCCTGGCTACCTGCAGGAGCTGTTCAAGGAGACAGACTTAAACAAGGACAAAGAGCTGTCTTTTGAGGAGTTCACCATCGTCTTGTCCAAGGTGGCTGATGACGCCCATCGCATCATGCATGGGGAAGACAGATGTAAACCAGAGAGCAACTGA
- the LOC137845577 gene encoding protein S100-A12-like, whose product MSVSEQAIPRPTTRKMKTDLELALECAINIYHQYAIKNPRDDFLSKPEFTQLLKETAKTFLTHTLPPKMSIDDYINQLFAKADKNRDGRLKFTEFLTTLNLAAIDAHKRSHEPTRGRGPHPVGGHDHGHDHGHDHGHGPRN is encoded by the exons ATGTCAGTGTCAGAACAAGCCATCCCCAGGCCCACCACTCG cAAGATGAAGACTGACCTGGAGCTCGCTCTGGAGTGCGCCATCAACATCTACCACCAATATGCCATCAAGAACCCCCGAGATGACTTCCTGAGCAAGCCGGAGTTTACGCAGCTGTTGAAGGAGACCGCCAAGACCTTCCTCACCCACACCTTGCCG CCTAAGATGTCCATCGATGACTACATAAACCAGCTCTTTGCCAAAGCAGACAAAAACCGTGATGGTCGCCTGAAGTTCACCGAGTTCCTCACCACGCTGAACCTTGCAGCCATTGATGCCCATAAAAGGTCCCATGAGCCTACCAGGGGCCGTGGCCCACATCCAGTTGGTGGTCACGACCATGGACATGACCATGGACATGACCACGGACACGGTCCCCGCAACTGA
- the LOC137845576 gene encoding protein S100-A6 isoform X2, with protein sequence MRGGAAQAQPSLPAPRSCPAQAAQPTAMAAPLDQAIGLLVATFHKYSGKEGDKNTLSKGELKELIQKELTIGPKLKDAEIAGLMDDLDRNKDQEVNFQEYVTFLGALAMIYNDALLQYK encoded by the exons ATGCGAGGAGGAGCTGCGCAGGCacagccctccctccccgctcccaGATCCTGTCCTGCTCAAGCCG cccagcccacaGCCATGGCAGCCCCCCTGGACCAAGCCATCGGTCTCCTTGTGGCCACCTTCCACAAGTACTCAGGGAAGGAGGGTGACAAGAACACCCTGAGCAAGGGCGAGCTGAAGGAGCTGATCCAGAAGGAGCTGACCATTGGGCCG AAACTGAAGGACGCGGAAATTGCTGGGCTCATGGACGACCTGGACCGCAACAAGGACCAGGAAGTGAACTTCCAGGAGTACGTCACCTTCCTGGGCGCCCTGGCCATGATCTACAACGACGCCCTGCTGCAGTACAAGTAG
- the LOC137845576 gene encoding protein S100-A6 isoform X1: MAAPLDQAIGLLVATFHKYSGKEGDKNTLSKGELKELIQKELTIGPKLKDAEIAGLMDDLDRNKDQEVNFQEYVTFLGALAMIYNDALLQYK, translated from the exons ATGGCAGCCCCCCTGGACCAAGCCATCGGTCTCCTTGTGGCCACCTTCCACAAGTACTCAGGGAAGGAGGGTGACAAGAACACCCTGAGCAAGGGCGAGCTGAAGGAGCTGATCCAGAAGGAGCTGACCATTGGGCCG AAACTGAAGGACGCGGAAATTGCTGGGCTCATGGACGACCTGGACCGCAACAAGGACCAGGAAGTGAACTTCCAGGAGTACGTCACCTTCCTGGGCGCCCTGGCCATGATCTACAACGACGCCCTGCTGCAGTACAAGTAG
- the LOC137845575 gene encoding protein S100-A4-like: protein MACPLEQALAVMVTTFHKYSGKEGDKYKLSKAELKELLTKELPSFISKQTDEAGFQKLMSNLDSNRDNEVDFHEYATFLACVAMMCNEFFQGYPDKVPRKK, encoded by the exons ATGGCGTGTCCCTTGGAGCAGGCGCTGGCCGTGATGGTCACCACCTTCCACAAGTACTCGGGGAAGGAGGGCGACAAGTACAAGCTGAGCAAGGCTGAGCTGAAGGAGCTGCTCACCAAGGAGCTGCCCAGCTTCATCAGC AAACAAACGGACGAGGCCGGCTTCCAGAAGCTGATGAGCAACCTGGACAGCAACAGGGACAACGAGGTGGACTTCCACGAGTACGCCACCTTCCTGGCCTGCGTGGCCATGATGTGCAACGAGTTCTTCCAGGGCTACCCCGACAAGGTGCCGCGCAAGAAGTGA